The Streptomyces kanamyceticus genome window below encodes:
- a CDS encoding alpha-mannosidase → MHDDRLLVEGRLERALRQFIRPAQYARRVPLTLSVWHAPGEPVPVTTAIDAAYEPFETGTEWGSPWSTSWFRIQGEVPAEWQGQRVEVVVDPGFSGEGPGFQAEGLVYDAAGVPLKGIHPRNRHIPVASPARGGEAVHLLLEAAANPTVLHDFVPTRLGDVLTAGNTPIYRFTSVDLAVLDEDVWQLILDIEVLSELMAELDADRPRRHEILRALEDMLDALDLHDVSGTAAAARAALAEVLARPAHASAHRVSAAGHAHIDSAWLWPLRETVRKASRTFANVTALAEEYPELVFACSQAQQYAWVKEHQPHIWDRIKKAVADGNWAPVGSMWVESDANMPGGEALARQITHGRRFFREEFGIETEEIWLPDSFGYTAAFPQLAKLAGIRWFLTQKLSWNQTNKMPHHTFWWEGIDGTRVFTHFPPVDTYNSQFHGSELAHAERNFADKGRATRSLVPFGWGDGGGGPTREMMERARRLRSLEGSPRVEIEKPSAFFAAAEEEYGARAPVWSGELYLELHRATYTTQAATKRGNRRSEHALREAELWCTAAAVRDPAYVYPYDTLDRLWKTVLLHQFHDILPGSSIAWVHREARDTYERVVAELGELTLAAARSLGAGGPAALNASPYPRSEVVESEDGTLVHVQVPALGTQSLSVAAGFTREPGRGAAAASDGTAIVLSNEHLRVTVDAAGLITSVHDAAEDREVLAAPGNLLQLHPDHPTHYDAWDLDRHYRHRHTDLTDAESVELVEDGPLRVAVRVVRAFGASRITQEIRLAAGSGRVDIVTDVDWRESEKVLKAAFPLDVHAERSAAEIQFGHVHRPTHANTGWDAARYEICAHRWLRVAEEGYGVALLNDSTYGHDVTRTEHDGTLGTTVRLTLLRAPHSPDPETDQGTHRFTYALLPGATTGDAVAEGLALNLPLRVTAAPVLASLVAVDHPAVTVESVKLADDRGGDVVVRLYESRGGRAAATLSTSFPVARAEVTDLLERPVEPARTSEAGLSLALRPFQIVTLRLRPA, encoded by the coding sequence GTGCACGACGACAGACTGCTGGTGGAAGGACGCCTGGAGCGGGCGCTGCGCCAGTTCATCCGCCCCGCCCAGTACGCGCGGCGGGTGCCGCTGACCCTCTCCGTGTGGCACGCGCCGGGCGAGCCGGTACCCGTGACGACGGCCATCGACGCCGCGTACGAACCCTTCGAGACCGGTACCGAGTGGGGAAGTCCCTGGTCGACAAGTTGGTTCCGGATTCAAGGAGAAGTGCCTGCCGAGTGGCAGGGGCAGCGGGTCGAGGTGGTCGTCGATCCTGGCTTCTCCGGGGAAGGGCCCGGCTTCCAGGCGGAGGGTCTGGTGTACGACGCGGCGGGCGTTCCCCTGAAGGGGATTCACCCGCGCAATCGGCATATTCCGGTGGCCTCCCCCGCCCGGGGCGGCGAAGCGGTGCACCTGCTTCTGGAGGCGGCGGCGAATCCCACCGTTCTGCACGACTTCGTACCGACACGTCTCGGCGACGTACTGACCGCAGGCAATACCCCGATCTACCGATTCACGTCTGTCGATCTCGCCGTACTGGACGAGGACGTCTGGCAGTTGATCCTCGACATCGAGGTCCTCTCGGAGCTCATGGCGGAACTGGACGCCGACCGTCCGCGACGGCACGAGATCCTGCGGGCCCTGGAGGACATGCTCGACGCGCTCGATCTGCACGACGTGTCAGGGACGGCCGCCGCGGCGCGCGCCGCGCTCGCCGAGGTCCTCGCGCGGCCCGCCCACGCCAGCGCCCACCGCGTATCGGCGGCCGGGCACGCGCACATCGACTCGGCCTGGCTGTGGCCGCTGCGCGAGACGGTGCGCAAGGCGTCCCGCACCTTCGCCAATGTGACGGCGCTCGCCGAGGAGTATCCCGAGCTGGTCTTCGCCTGTTCGCAGGCCCAGCAGTACGCCTGGGTGAAGGAGCACCAGCCGCACATCTGGGACCGCATCAAGAAGGCGGTGGCGGACGGGAATTGGGCCCCGGTCGGCTCCATGTGGGTCGAGTCGGACGCCAACATGCCGGGCGGCGAGGCGCTCGCCCGGCAGATCACGCACGGCAGGCGGTTCTTCCGTGAGGAGTTCGGCATCGAGACGGAGGAGATCTGGCTGCCGGACTCCTTCGGATACACCGCCGCCTTCCCGCAGTTGGCGAAGCTCGCGGGCATCCGCTGGTTCCTCACGCAGAAACTGAGCTGGAACCAGACCAACAAGATGCCGCACCACACCTTCTGGTGGGAGGGCATCGACGGCACCCGCGTCTTCACCCACTTCCCGCCCGTCGACACCTACAACTCGCAGTTCCACGGCTCCGAACTCGCCCACGCCGAACGGAACTTCGCCGACAAGGGCCGGGCGACCCGCTCCCTGGTGCCGTTCGGCTGGGGCGACGGCGGGGGCGGCCCGACCCGCGAGATGATGGAGCGGGCCCGGCGCCTGCGCTCCCTGGAGGGCTCGCCGCGCGTCGAGATCGAGAAGCCGTCGGCGTTCTTCGCGGCGGCCGAGGAGGAGTACGGGGCGCGGGCCCCCGTCTGGTCCGGCGAGCTCTACCTGGAGCTGCACCGCGCGACGTACACCACCCAGGCCGCGACCAAGCGTGGCAACCGTCGCAGTGAACACGCCTTGCGCGAGGCGGAGTTGTGGTGCACGGCGGCCGCGGTGCGCGATCCGGCGTACGTCTATCCGTACGACACCCTGGACCGACTGTGGAAGACGGTCCTGCTGCACCAGTTCCACGACATCCTGCCGGGCTCCTCCATCGCCTGGGTGCACCGCGAGGCACGCGACACCTATGAGCGCGTCGTCGCCGAGCTCGGCGAACTCACCCTGGCGGCCGCCCGGTCGCTCGGCGCGGGCGGACCCGCCGCGCTGAACGCCTCGCCGTACCCGCGCAGCGAGGTCGTCGAGAGCGAGGACGGCACGCTGGTGCACGTCCAGGTGCCCGCGCTCGGCACCCAGAGCCTGTCGGTGGCCGCGGGCTTCACCCGGGAGCCCGGCAGGGGCGCGGCCGCGGCGAGCGACGGCACGGCGATCGTGCTCTCGAACGAGCACCTGCGCGTCACCGTCGACGCCGCGGGGCTGATCACCTCCGTCCACGACGCGGCCGAGGACCGCGAGGTCCTCGCCGCTCCGGGCAACCTCCTCCAGCTGCACCCCGACCACCCCACGCACTACGACGCCTGGGACCTCGACCGGCACTACCGGCACCGGCACACCGACCTCACGGACGCCGAGTCCGTCGAGCTCGTCGAGGACGGGCCGCTGCGCGTCGCGGTGCGCGTGGTGCGCGCCTTCGGGGCCTCCCGGATCACCCAGGAGATCCGCCTGGCGGCCGGGAGCGGGCGCGTCGACATCGTCACCGACGTCGACTGGCGCGAGTCGGAGAAGGTCCTCAAGGCCGCCTTCCCCCTCGACGTGCACGCCGAACGGTCCGCCGCCGAGATCCAGTTCGGCCATGTGCACCGGCCGACCCACGCCAACACCGGCTGGGACGCGGCCCGTTACGAGATCTGCGCGCACCGCTGGCTGCGGGTCGCCGAGGAGGGGTACGGCGTCGCGCTGCTCAACGACTCGACGTACGGCCACGACGTGACCCGCACCGAGCACGACGGCACGCTCGGCACCACCGTCCGCCTCACCCTGCTGCGGGCCCCGCACAGCCCGGATCCGGAGACCGACCAGGGCACGCACCGCTTCACGTACGCGCTGCTGCCCGGGGCGACGACGGGGGACGCCGTCGCGGAGGGGCTCGCGCTCAACCTGCCGCTGCGGGTGACGGCCGCGCCGGTGCTCGCGTCGCTGGTGGCCGTCGACCACCCCGCGGTCACCGTCGAGTCGGTGAAGCTCGCGGACGACCGGGGCGGCGACGTCGTGGTGCGCCTCTACGAGTCGCGGGGCGGGCGGGCCGCCGCGACGCTCAGCACGTCGTTCCCGGTGGCGCGGGCCGAGGTGACCGACCTCCTGGAGCGCCCGGTCGAACCGGCGCGGACCAGCGAGGCCGGTCTCTCGCTCGCGCTGCGGCCGTTCCAGATCGTGACGCTGCGGCTGCGCCCGGCGTGA
- a CDS encoding ATP-binding protein: MTRQVCGGDSGGIGATSSDVSDVREGTTDEASAGPARVQLRRRLGRSDLRAVSEVRRALRELLSHWGMPGRSEVAELLTSELVTNALVHTDHDAIVTATVGPNRLRVEVRDFVGRRPKARVPNADDGTHGRGLILVQSLADAWGVRAHGVGKAVWFELNDGGTA; encoded by the coding sequence ATGACGAGGCAGGTATGTGGGGGCGACTCCGGGGGAATCGGGGCCACTTCATCCGACGTTTCCGACGTTCGGGAAGGCACGACCGACGAGGCGTCAGCGGGGCCCGCCCGGGTCCAGCTCAGGCGCAGGCTCGGCAGGTCGGACCTGCGGGCCGTGTCCGAGGTCAGGCGTGCTCTACGGGAGCTCCTGAGTCACTGGGGCATGCCCGGCAGATCGGAGGTGGCGGAGCTGCTCACCAGCGAACTCGTCACCAACGCCCTGGTGCACACCGATCACGACGCGATCGTCACCGCGACCGTGGGTCCGAACCGGCTCCGGGTGGAGGTACGGGACTTCGTGGGACGGCGCCCCAAGGCGCGCGTACCGAACGCCGACGACGGTACGCACGGCAGGGGCCTGATCCTCGTGCAGTCCCTCGCCGACGCGTGGGGCGTACGGGCGCACGGGGTGGGCAAGGCCGTGTGGTTCGAACTGAACGACGGCGGCACGGCCTGA
- a CDS encoding (2Fe-2S)-binding protein, protein MSVPTLAAPARGGAHSPVADSYARLAEVFSGLRVTELGHEEQAPQGGGWVTAARLAEGGADLDAFLAWDDAQVLKDYGTRARPDVIASFGLHRYAWPATLLITIPWFLHRRVPRYPVANVSFQRTLGRMAVRPEGFACLPDDPAAALPGARVVPDEEALRAEVRAAVAEHLGPLLDGFGPRMRRRSRALWSVATDEIVEGLWYIAHLLGEERRAMTDLELLLPGATKPYVGTAGFRELSGPNGEALPTRDRASCCMFYTLRPEDTCVTCPRTCDAERITRLSATAAA, encoded by the coding sequence ATGTCCGTCCCCACCCTGGCCGCGCCCGCCCGCGGCGGCGCCCACAGCCCCGTCGCGGACTCCTACGCCCGCCTCGCCGAGGTGTTCTCGGGACTGCGCGTCACCGAACTCGGCCACGAGGAACAGGCCCCCCAGGGCGGCGGCTGGGTCACCGCGGCCCGGCTCGCGGAGGGCGGGGCCGACCTCGACGCCTTCCTCGCCTGGGACGACGCACAGGTCCTGAAGGACTACGGCACCCGGGCACGCCCCGACGTGATCGCCAGCTTCGGCCTGCACCGGTACGCCTGGCCCGCCACCCTCCTGATCACGATCCCGTGGTTCCTGCACCGCCGCGTGCCCCGCTACCCGGTGGCGAACGTCTCCTTCCAGCGCACCCTGGGCCGGATGGCCGTACGCCCCGAGGGCTTCGCCTGTCTGCCGGACGACCCGGCCGCGGCGCTGCCCGGCGCCCGTGTCGTACCGGACGAGGAGGCGCTGCGCGCGGAGGTGCGGGCGGCGGTCGCCGAGCACCTCGGCCCGCTCCTGGACGGCTTCGGGCCGCGCATGCGGCGCCGCTCGCGCGCCCTGTGGAGCGTGGCGACCGACGAGATCGTCGAGGGCCTCTGGTACATCGCGCACCTGCTCGGCGAGGAGCGGCGCGCCATGACCGACCTTGAGCTGCTGCTGCCAGGCGCGACCAAGCCGTACGTGGGCACGGCCGGTTTCCGCGAGCTCTCCGGGCCGAACGGCGAGGCGCTGCCGACCAGGGACCGGGCGAGCTGCTGCATGTTCTACACGCTGCGCCCCGAGGACACCTGCGTCACCTGCCCGCGCACCTGCGACGCCGAGCGCATCACGCGGCTCAGCGCGACAGCCGCCGCCTGA
- a CDS encoding GntR family transcriptional regulator, with the protein MPRVRVPEQADGARAGVRGEHTHGEPVAPRTPLRRTSVRGQILDALRAALVGGELTPGEVYSAPVLGERFGVSATPVREAMQQLATEGAVEVVPNRGFRVTERSARELGELAEVRALIEVPVMLRLARTVPVARWAELRPLAEATAVAAAGGDLARYAESDRAFHGAVLSLSGNRQLVQVADDLHRRSQWPLVSGPVSGRRAELVADAAEHMALLEALVAQDLGVVSSLVREHFAGAGG; encoded by the coding sequence ATGCCCCGTGTCCGGGTGCCCGAGCAGGCGGACGGGGCCAGGGCGGGGGTCAGGGGCGAGCACACGCACGGCGAGCCGGTCGCGCCGCGTACGCCGTTGCGGCGCACTTCGGTACGGGGACAGATCCTCGACGCCCTGCGGGCCGCCCTCGTCGGCGGCGAGCTCACCCCCGGTGAGGTCTACTCGGCGCCGGTACTCGGCGAGCGCTTCGGCGTCTCCGCGACCCCCGTCCGCGAGGCGATGCAGCAGCTCGCCACCGAAGGTGCCGTGGAAGTCGTGCCCAATCGGGGCTTCCGGGTCACCGAGCGCAGCGCGCGTGAGCTCGGGGAGCTGGCGGAGGTGCGGGCGCTGATCGAGGTGCCGGTCATGCTGCGCCTGGCCCGTACGGTGCCGGTCGCGCGCTGGGCCGAACTCAGGCCACTCGCGGAGGCGACCGCGGTCGCGGCGGCGGGCGGGGACCTCGCGCGCTACGCCGAGTCCGATCGCGCCTTCCACGGCGCGGTGCTCTCCCTGTCGGGCAACCGGCAGCTCGTGCAGGTCGCCGACGATCTGCACCGGCGCTCGCAGTGGCCGCTCGTCAGCGGGCCCGTCTCGGGCCGCAGGGCGGAGCTGGTCGCGGACGCGGCGGAGCACATGGCTCTGCTCGAAGCGTTGGTCGCCCAGGATCTGGGGGTGGTCTCCTCCTTGGTGCGGGAGCACTTTGCGGGGGCCGGGGGGTAG
- a CDS encoding DUF2637 domain-containing protein, translating to MRLTDISLDWLLPGGVLLLGMLVAVAVLARGKRGHGKAAKSDSDETWERSEERRRRKEAVYGTASYVLLFCCAAVAAALSFHGLVGFGRQNLSLSGGWEYLVPFGLDGAAMFCSVLAVREASHGDAALGSRLLVWTFAGAAAWFNWVHAPRGMGHAGAPQFFSGMSLSAAVLFDRALKQTRRAALREQGLVPRPLPQIRIVRWLRAPRETYGAWSLMLLEGVRSLDEAVEEVREDRREKERTRLRRRDQEKLERAQLKAISRGHRGYARGGRQVDVQPAVAPAAGSAQVGADPAIAAQEQLPVRARPSLQAVKSGPDDATAVAVDLTAEDDTQTLPRLDSLEQKLKDLEQQFG from the coding sequence ATGAGACTGACCGACATATCGCTGGACTGGCTGCTTCCCGGCGGCGTCCTGCTCCTGGGCATGCTGGTGGCGGTGGCAGTGCTCGCGCGCGGCAAGCGTGGCCACGGCAAGGCGGCGAAGTCCGACAGCGACGAGACGTGGGAACGCAGCGAGGAACGCCGCAGGCGCAAGGAGGCCGTCTACGGAACCGCCTCCTACGTCCTCCTCTTCTGCTGCGCGGCGGTCGCCGCCGCACTCTCCTTCCACGGCCTCGTCGGCTTCGGCCGGCAGAACCTCAGCCTCTCCGGAGGCTGGGAGTACCTGGTCCCCTTCGGCCTCGACGGCGCGGCGATGTTCTGCTCCGTACTCGCCGTGCGCGAAGCCAGTCACGGCGACGCGGCCCTCGGCTCGCGCCTCCTCGTGTGGACCTTCGCGGGCGCGGCGGCCTGGTTCAACTGGGTGCACGCGCCCCGGGGGATGGGCCACGCGGGCGCTCCGCAGTTCTTCTCCGGGATGTCGCTCTCGGCGGCGGTGCTCTTCGACCGCGCCCTGAAGCAGACCCGCAGGGCGGCCCTGCGCGAGCAGGGTCTGGTGCCGCGGCCGCTGCCGCAGATCCGCATCGTGCGGTGGCTGCGCGCGCCCCGGGAGACGTACGGCGCCTGGTCGCTGATGCTCCTGGAGGGCGTACGCAGCCTGGACGAGGCCGTCGAGGAAGTGCGGGAGGACCGCCGCGAGAAGGAGCGCACCCGGCTGCGCAGGCGCGATCAGGAGAAGCTGGAGCGCGCGCAGCTCAAGGCGATCAGCAGGGGGCACCGCGGGTACGCCCGCGGGGGCCGACAGGTCGACGTGCAGCCCGCCGTCGCACCGGCGGCAGGGTCCGCGCAGGTCGGCGCGGACCCTGCGATAGCGGCGCAGGAGCAACTGCCGGTACGCGCCCGACCCTCCCTCCAGGCCGTGAAGAGCGGCCCTGACGACGCCACCGCGGTCGCCGTCGACCTGACGGCGGAGGACGACACGCAGACACTGCCCCGGCTCGACTCGCTGGAGCAGAAGCTCAAGGACCTTGAGCAGCAGTTCGGTTGA